GTCGCAATCACAACGGCAAGACGGCCCAGAACAACGCCTTCGGCGTCGATCAGGATCCATTTCTTGTCGATGTCTGCCGGGGTAGCAGAATAGGTTTTCATCGGAGTGCCCTTAAAAAGCTGGGAAATTAGGATTGGGGTGTTCTACAGGGTTTGCGCGCGCAGTCAAGGGCCACGTATCGCTAAAAATCATTGCAAAACAGTATCTTAAAAATGCGGTATTATTTTACCCCATAGCTTAGGCCCGATTGTCCTGGCCGCCATCCCTCCCCCACAGAATAGCGGGTAATTTGTGCGCGGTGTCAGGCCAATGGCACCGATTGGGGTGGAATCGAATAGGTCAAAGCGGCGCGCGCCACAGGGTCCGCCTGCCCCACGCCATAGATCAGCCCATCGCCCACGGCCAGCACACGACCCAGCTTGAGCACCCGCGCCTTGCAGATCAGATCGACGCCCGCCGCCGGTTTGCGCATGAAATCGATATTGGCATTGGTCGTGACGGTCAAAGCCGTAGGGCCGATCATCGCCAGAATCGCCAGATATGTGGCGACATCGGCAAGACCAAACATCGCAGGGCCGGACACGGTGCCGCCCGGGCGCAGGTGCTGTTCTGCGGCGATCAGGCGCAGGGTCAGACACATCTCGCCGACGTCTTCAATCGCATACTGGGCGGCAACCTGCGGGAACTGATGCACCAGAAAGGCGTTAAGCGCCGCTTTGTCCATTTGTAATCCCATGTCTTCCCTCGGCCCTGTTGCCCGCCTAGAGTTGCCGTGAAACAACCCAAAGAACAAGGAGGCACGCCATGCTTTTCACGCGCGATGATCAAAACGCAGTGGCGCATCTGCGCATGACCGCGCCCGCGCGGCTGAACGCGCTGAGTGATGCGATGCTGGCCGCGCTGCACGGCGCGCTGGATGATATCGCCAAGGATCGCACGGTGCGCGCAGTGATCCTGTCGGGCGAAGGCAAGGGTTTTTGCGCTGGTCACGACCTGAAGGAAATGCAAGCCGGGCGCGCAGGTGCCGATGGCGGGGCCGCCTATTTCGCCGATCTTTTCAGGCGCTGCGCAGCCCTGATGTTGCGCATTCAGTCAATCCCGCAACCTGTCATTGCCATGCCCCACGGCATCGCCACCGCCGCGGGCTGCCAGCTGGTTGCGACCTGTGACATGGCCGTGGCGGCACATGGCACGCGCTTTGGCGTCAATGGCGTCAATATCGGGCTGTTCTGTTCAACGCCGATGGTCGCCCTGACCCGTAACATCCCGCGCAAGGCCGCCTTTGAAATGCTGACCACGGGGCGGTTCATCGACACTGACGACGCGCTGCGCCTTGGCTTGATCAACCGTGCCGTGCCCGCTGATCAACTGGCAAGCGCCACACAGGAGCTGGCCGAAACGGTGGCAGGCAAGCTGGCCAGCGCCGTGGCCATCGGCAAGCAGGCCTTTTATGCGCAGGCCCAGATGGAGACCGCGCAGGCCTACGCCTATGCGGGCGAGGTCATGACCACCAATATGCTGGAGCGCGACACCGACGAGGGCATCAGTGCCTTCCTCGAAAAACGCACGCCCGACTGGTCTGACAGGTAACGTGGGTTTCAACCCACCTTACCGATCACGCAATCCACTTGGCTTGCCGCATCGCCTCTCCTAAAGTGAATCACGGATGGGAAAGGATATTGATATGAAAACCACCTTTTGGGGGGCTATGGTCCTTTGCGCACTTGCGGGCACAACGCAGGCGCAGGGGTTTGAAAGCGCCGACCTCGGCTTTCAGCTTTATAAATATGACGAAGGCGGCAATATCGACACGACTTTTGCCGTGCTCACGGCGGACGCCAGCTATTTGATCACGCCGCGCGCAGGTGTGCAGGTCGGGCTGGCCTATTCGCACGAGGTTGATGTTTCGCAGGCCTGGCTGTCGGTGGGTGACACCCGTGCGGCGACGATTCACGCCTTCGTTGATCCCACAGACAGCACTCGCATCGGCCTGATGATCGGCGCCGACAGCTACAACGAGGGCGATTATATCTACGCCCTCGAAGGCACCTATGTGGCCGACCGCTACCGTGTCGAGGCCCGTGTCGGGCGGTTTGAGTCCGACATCGAACCGGCCTCGCTGGCTGAAATCTCGACGGCGTTCGATCTGACCGGTCGTTTGCAAGGCACCGGCAGCTACCAGCGGGTCACATATGACGGTGGTTTTGGCTATTTCGAGCTGGCGGCCCTTGGGCTGGGCTATGACATCACCGACCGTCTGACCGGTTATGCCAATTACGGCAACACGGTGAATGATTTTGGCGGCGGATCGGTGTTCGAGGGCAATCAGATCACCCTTGGCGTCACGATGGCGATTGGCGGTGGGCAGAACCCGCGCGCCTTTACCTATAATCCGTTCTTCTAGGGTTTGGGTGGGTAACGTGGGTTAAAACCCACGTTACCCCGCAATCCCCCGACCAGCAAAAGCGCGTCCCCCAAACGGCCACGCTGCGCGCCAGATCAACGGGCGCTGTCACAATCCATAGATCGCGCCGAATTTGCCTTCCAGATAGGACAGCAGCGGTGCCTCGCTCGGGGTCGCCCCGCTGGCCATCTCGATCACCGTGCGGGGCTCGTATAACCCGCCGT
This portion of the Octadecabacter sp. SW4 genome encodes:
- a CDS encoding PaaI family thioesterase, which encodes MGLQMDKAALNAFLVHQFPQVAAQYAIEDVGEMCLTLRLIAAEQHLRPGGTVSGPAMFGLADVATYLAILAMIGPTALTVTTNANIDFMRKPAAGVDLICKARVLKLGRVLAVGDGLIYGVGQADPVARAALTYSIPPQSVPLA